The following are from one region of the Stenotrophomonas lactitubi genome:
- a CDS encoding DUF885 domain-containing protein yields the protein MRPHLLALALVAALAGCQPADAPTNGSTPAASQQAGDAAVDAAFADLSKRALDTWMQLSPVSATQIGDHRYDSEIDDLSAAGQQKTVDAYKGLLGELDKIEVAKLGRENQVDAAILRNQLQSEIWNAEVMQSGKWDPQLYNGVAGSAIYGLMAREFAPLPERLKSATARMEKLPAIFAQARENLDPARVPKIHAETVAKQNKGILSIVDTFITPHIGELPQADQQRLQAAIDGLKKAVDEQQTWLDKTLVPNAKGDFRIGAEKYDQKLKFALNSSLSRQEIGERARAELKRVREDMYGIAQTVLKDKPGAPEMPAQPSDEQQQKAIEAALELAYADKPARDKVVDDAKAALEQSTAFVREHDLMTLPDAPVDIILMPEFQRGVAVAYCDSPGPLDKNLKTFYAVSPIPDDWNDKQVDSFLREYNSRMIHLLSIHEGTPGHYLEGWHSAKFPSTLRAVLRSGLFAEGWAVYTERMMQEQGYLNNDPLFHLVQLKFYLRTISNAILDQGVHVDNWDREKAMHLMTHDAFQQESEASGKWVRAQLTSAQLPTYFVGAQEHFDTRKAMQDKLGDKFNLKAYHDQMLSYGAPPVRFARQLMLDQPIE from the coding sequence ATGCGCCCGCATCTTCTTGCCCTCGCCCTCGTCGCCGCCCTCGCCGGTTGCCAGCCGGCCGATGCCCCGACCAACGGTTCCACCCCGGCCGCCAGCCAGCAGGCTGGTGATGCGGCGGTCGATGCCGCCTTCGCCGACCTGTCCAAGCGTGCCCTGGACACCTGGATGCAGCTGTCCCCGGTCAGCGCCACCCAGATCGGCGACCACCGCTATGACAGCGAGATCGACGACCTGAGCGCGGCCGGCCAGCAGAAGACCGTGGACGCCTACAAGGGCCTGCTTGGCGAACTGGACAAGATCGAGGTGGCCAAGCTGGGCCGCGAGAATCAGGTGGATGCCGCGATCCTGCGCAACCAGCTGCAGTCGGAAATCTGGAATGCCGAGGTGATGCAGTCCGGCAAGTGGGACCCGCAGCTGTACAACGGCGTTGCCGGCAGCGCGATCTACGGCCTGATGGCGCGCGAGTTCGCGCCGCTGCCGGAGCGCCTGAAGTCGGCCACCGCGCGCATGGAAAAGCTGCCGGCGATCTTCGCCCAGGCCCGCGAGAACCTGGATCCGGCACGCGTGCCGAAGATCCATGCCGAGACCGTGGCCAAGCAGAACAAGGGCATCCTCAGCATCGTCGATACCTTCATCACCCCGCACATCGGCGAGTTGCCGCAGGCCGACCAGCAGCGCCTGCAGGCCGCCATCGACGGCCTGAAGAAGGCCGTGGACGAGCAGCAGACCTGGCTGGACAAGACCCTGGTGCCGAACGCCAAGGGTGACTTCCGCATCGGTGCGGAAAAGTACGACCAGAAGCTGAAGTTCGCGCTGAATTCCTCGCTGTCGCGGCAGGAGATCGGTGAGCGTGCGCGCGCCGAACTGAAGCGCGTGCGCGAGGACATGTACGGCATCGCGCAGACCGTGCTGAAGGACAAGCCGGGCGCACCGGAAATGCCGGCGCAGCCGAGCGACGAACAGCAGCAGAAGGCGATCGAGGCCGCGCTGGAGCTGGCCTACGCTGACAAGCCGGCGCGCGACAAGGTTGTCGACGATGCCAAGGCCGCACTGGAGCAGTCCACCGCGTTCGTCCGCGAGCACGACCTGATGACCCTGCCCGACGCGCCGGTGGACATCATCCTGATGCCGGAATTCCAGCGTGGCGTGGCCGTGGCGTACTGCGATTCGCCGGGCCCGCTGGACAAGAACCTGAAGACGTTCTACGCCGTTTCGCCGATTCCGGACGACTGGAACGACAAGCAGGTTGACTCGTTCCTGCGTGAGTACAACTCGCGCATGATCCACCTGCTGAGCATCCACGAAGGCACCCCGGGCCACTACCTGGAAGGCTGGCACTCGGCCAAGTTCCCCTCCACCCTGCGCGCCGTGCTGCGCTCGGGCCTGTTCGCCGAAGGCTGGGCGGTCTACACCGAGCGCATGATGCAGGAGCAGGGTTACCTCAACAACGACCCGCTGTTCCACCTGGTGCAGTTGAAGTTCTACCTGCGCACCATCTCCAACGCGATCCTCGACCAGGGCGTGCACGTGGACAACTGGGATCGCGAGAAGGCGATGCACCTGATGACCCACGACGCCTTCCAGCAGGAAAGCGAAGCCTCGGGCAAGTGGGTGCGTGCGCAGCTGACCTCGGCACAGCTGCCGACCTACTTCGTCGGTGCACAGGAACACTTCGACACCCGCAAGGCGATGCAGGACAAGCTGGGCGACAAGTTCAACCTGAAGGCCTACCACGACCAGATGCTGTCCTACGGCGCCCCGCCGGTGCGCTTCGCGCGCCAGCTGATGCTGGACCAGCCGATCGAGTGA
- a CDS encoding GFA family protein, with protein sequence MEYQGSCHCGRIAFTVQADAPIKDVIDCNCSMCRRRGSLLWFAPREAFQLGTDIADVATYQFNTHNIDHHHCRACGTAPYSEAVDPRSGLPMVAINVRCLPQVELGGLSITSFDGASR encoded by the coding sequence ATGGAATACCAGGGAAGCTGCCATTGCGGCAGGATCGCATTCACCGTGCAGGCTGATGCACCCATCAAGGACGTCATCGACTGCAACTGCTCGATGTGCCGCCGCCGCGGCAGCCTGCTCTGGTTCGCCCCGCGCGAGGCGTTCCAGCTGGGCACCGACATCGCCGACGTGGCGACCTACCAGTTCAACACCCACAACATCGATCACCATCACTGCCGCGCGTGCGGCACCGCGCCCTACAGCGAGGCGGTGGACCCGCGCAGTGGCCTGCCGATGGTGGCGATCAACGTGCGCTGCCTGCCGCAGGTAGAGCTGGGTGGATTGTCGATCACCTCGTTCGACGGAGCCTCGCGATGA
- a CDS encoding DUF4349 domain-containing protein encodes MTAPRVWTRVVIVPALLLALAACAKNGERAQESGAVAADADAAVASPEGAFLAYEHDVQVQLEAAQIAPRIQQVAQACQNAKFGECAVLQVDQRSGEQPSGEVKVRIAPKGVESLIGLAGEGGKLQARNTRAEDLAQQVADTALTKARLEKEHARLLSYQDRGDLKIEDLMAITTRLSEIEAGVEQATKDAAQQRRRIDTQLVTMHFDTTSGQRSRSEIGEALSESGSILSTSVAFLIRAAAALLPVGLVALVMAWIVRALIRRRRRKA; translated from the coding sequence ATGACGGCGCCTCGCGTGTGGACGCGTGTGGTTATCGTGCCGGCATTGCTGCTGGCGCTGGCGGCCTGTGCCAAGAACGGTGAGCGAGCGCAGGAGTCCGGCGCAGTCGCTGCCGATGCCGATGCCGCTGTCGCTTCGCCGGAAGGCGCTTTCCTGGCCTACGAGCACGATGTGCAGGTGCAGCTGGAAGCGGCGCAGATCGCGCCGCGCATCCAGCAGGTCGCACAGGCCTGCCAGAACGCGAAGTTCGGAGAGTGCGCGGTGCTGCAGGTGGATCAGCGCAGTGGCGAACAGCCCAGTGGCGAAGTCAAGGTACGCATCGCGCCGAAGGGTGTGGAATCGCTGATCGGCCTGGCCGGCGAAGGCGGCAAGCTGCAGGCGCGCAATACGCGTGCCGAGGACCTGGCCCAGCAGGTGGCCGACACCGCGCTGACCAAGGCACGCCTGGAGAAGGAGCACGCGCGGCTGCTGTCCTACCAGGACCGCGGCGATCTGAAGATCGAGGATCTGATGGCGATCACTACGCGCCTGTCGGAGATCGAGGCGGGTGTGGAGCAGGCCACCAAGGACGCCGCCCAGCAGCGCAGGCGCATCGATACCCAGCTGGTGACGATGCATTTCGACACCACCTCCGGCCAGCGTAGCCGCAGCGAGATCGGCGAAGCACTGAGCGAGTCGGGCAGCATTCTCAGCACCAGCGTGGCATTCCTGATCCGAGCTGCGGCGGCATTGCTGCCGGTGGGTCTGGTGGCGCTGGTGATGGCCTGGATCGTCCGTGCGCTGATCCGTCGTCGCCGCCGCAAAGCCTGA
- the smrA gene encoding multidrug efflux ABC transporter SmrA, which translates to MFRWFESLIPVFPPIDGRMPPRTVVPFYLHYLRPVWPVLLATLIAGLLLALVEVAMFDFLGRIVDMVAEQPGAGFFQRHADTLGWMLFITVIARPILVGLHNLLVNQAIVPGLSNRSRWLMHNYVVRQSLSFFQNDFAGSMANRVMQTGTSLRESAVQMVDSLWYIVVYTGTALYLFAQADWRLMVPLILWLLAYVVIMIYFVPRAKERAWIASEARSKAMGRIVDGYTNIPTLKLFAHGGREQAYVADSIQELAVKHRAQTRITTGMDLTIAIVNGFLIAGTCGLALWLWNGGHITVGAITLATGLVIRIHNMSGWIMWTINGIFEDIGTVQDGITTIAQPLTVQDREDAVPLRVTRGGVHFQDVHFHYGKKGGVIAGLELVVKPGEKIGLVGPSGAGKSTLVNVLLRLYDLESGRILIDDQDIAYVTQESLRQQIGVVTQDTSLLHRSIRDNLLYGRPDASDEQLRAAVAKARAEAFIDTLVDGEGRRGYDAHVGERGVKLSGGQRQRIAIARVLLKDAPILVLDEATSALDSEVEAAIQDNLDELMGGKTVIAIAHRLSTIARMDRLVVMDQGRIVETGTHAELIEAGGLYARLWARQTGGFVAAEE; encoded by the coding sequence ATGTTCCGTTGGTTTGAATCCCTGATTCCGGTGTTTCCGCCCATTGACGGGCGCATGCCGCCGCGCACCGTGGTGCCGTTCTACCTGCACTACCTGCGACCGGTGTGGCCGGTGCTGCTGGCCACCCTGATCGCCGGCCTGCTGCTGGCGCTGGTGGAAGTGGCGATGTTCGATTTCCTCGGCCGCATCGTCGACATGGTTGCCGAGCAGCCGGGCGCGGGTTTCTTCCAGCGCCACGCCGATACCCTCGGCTGGATGCTGTTCATCACCGTCATCGCGCGCCCGATCCTGGTCGGTCTGCACAATCTGCTGGTCAACCAGGCCATCGTGCCGGGCCTGAGCAATCGCTCGCGCTGGTTGATGCACAACTACGTGGTGCGGCAGAGCCTGAGCTTCTTCCAGAACGACTTCGCCGGCAGCATGGCCAACCGGGTGATGCAGACCGGTACCTCGCTGCGCGAGTCGGCGGTGCAGATGGTCGATTCGCTGTGGTACATCGTGGTCTACACCGGTACCGCGCTGTACCTGTTCGCGCAGGCCGACTGGCGGTTGATGGTGCCGCTGATCCTGTGGCTGCTGGCCTACGTGGTGATCATGATCTACTTCGTGCCGCGCGCGAAGGAACGGGCCTGGATCGCGTCGGAGGCGCGCTCCAAGGCGATGGGACGCATTGTCGACGGCTACACCAACATTCCCACGCTGAAGCTGTTCGCCCATGGCGGCCGCGAGCAGGCCTATGTCGCCGATTCGATCCAGGAACTGGCGGTCAAGCACCGCGCGCAGACCCGGATCACCACCGGCATGGACCTGACCATCGCCATCGTCAACGGGTTCCTCATCGCCGGAACCTGTGGTCTTGCGCTGTGGCTGTGGAACGGCGGACACATCACTGTCGGCGCGATCACCCTGGCGACCGGCCTGGTGATCCGCATCCACAACATGTCCGGCTGGATCATGTGGACCATCAACGGCATCTTCGAGGACATTGGCACCGTGCAGGATGGCATTACCACCATCGCCCAGCCGCTGACCGTGCAGGACCGTGAGGATGCTGTACCGCTGCGTGTGACCCGTGGCGGCGTGCACTTCCAGGATGTCCATTTCCACTACGGCAAGAAGGGTGGCGTGATCGCTGGCCTTGAGCTGGTGGTGAAGCCGGGCGAGAAGATCGGCCTGGTCGGCCCGTCCGGTGCCGGCAAGTCGACGCTGGTGAACGTACTGCTGCGGCTGTACGACCTGGAAAGCGGTCGCATCCTGATCGACGACCAGGACATCGCCTACGTCACCCAGGAAAGCCTGCGCCAGCAGATCGGTGTGGTGACCCAGGACACCTCGCTGCTGCACCGTTCGATCCGCGACAACCTGCTGTACGGCCGCCCGGATGCCAGCGACGAGCAGCTGCGCGCGGCCGTGGCCAAGGCGCGCGCAGAGGCCTTCATCGATACGCTGGTCGACGGCGAAGGGCGTCGTGGCTACGACGCGCATGTCGGCGAGCGTGGCGTGAAGCTGTCCGGTGGCCAGCGCCAGCGCATCGCCATTGCCCGCGTGCTGCTGAAGGATGCGCCGATCCTGGTGCTGGACGAGGCCACCTCGGCGCTGGACTCGGAAGTGGAAGCGGCGATCCAGGACAACCTGGACGAACTGATGGGTGGCAAGACGGTGATCGCGATCGCCCACCGCCTGTCGACCATCGCGCGGATGGACCGGCTGGTGGTGATGGACCAGGGCCGCATCGTCGAGACCGGTACCCATGCCGAGCTGATCGAGGCCGGTGGCCTGTATGCGCGCTTGTGGGCGCGGCAGACCGGTGGGTTTGTTGCTGCCGAGGAGTAG
- a CDS encoding peptidylprolyl isomerase has product MPHRRRLALSTLALACLLPALASAATPYRSPQQILDASTASDWRTPDPANLLYMDLPAGRVIIELAPQFAPRHVGNIQTFAHEHFWDGTSIYRSQDNFVVQFGDADADDAAKAKPFGSAQRKLPAEFERANSGLKVSVLPDRDGWAAQTGFVDGFPVGQDPQAGKAWLAHCYGMLGAGRSNEEDSSIGAELYVVTGQSPRQLDRNITLVGRVLKGMELLSATPRGPAPMGFYADPKLRTPIVSIRRVSDVPAAERTPIQVLRTDSKTFADTVEARRNRVDDFYKRPAGHIDLCNIPVPVR; this is encoded by the coding sequence ATGCCGCACCGTCGCCGTCTTGCCCTGTCCACCCTGGCCTTGGCCTGCCTGCTGCCCGCACTCGCCAGCGCGGCCACGCCCTACCGCAGCCCGCAGCAGATCCTGGATGCCTCCACGGCCAGCGACTGGCGCACGCCGGACCCGGCCAACCTGCTGTACATGGACCTGCCGGCCGGGCGGGTGATCATCGAGCTGGCGCCGCAGTTCGCCCCGCGCCATGTCGGCAACATCCAGACCTTCGCCCACGAGCACTTCTGGGACGGCACCAGCATCTACCGCTCGCAGGACAACTTCGTGGTGCAGTTCGGCGATGCCGACGCCGACGATGCCGCCAAGGCCAAACCGTTCGGCAGCGCACAGCGCAAGCTGCCGGCCGAATTCGAGCGTGCCAACAGCGGTTTGAAGGTGAGCGTGCTGCCGGATCGCGATGGCTGGGCAGCGCAGACCGGCTTCGTCGACGGCTTCCCGGTCGGTCAGGACCCGCAGGCCGGCAAGGCCTGGCTGGCGCACTGCTACGGCATGCTGGGTGCGGGCCGCAGCAACGAGGAAGACAGCAGCATCGGTGCAGAACTCTACGTGGTGACTGGCCAATCGCCGCGCCAGCTGGACCGCAACATCACCCTGGTCGGCCGCGTGCTGAAGGGCATGGAACTGCTCAGCGCGACCCCGCGCGGACCGGCACCGATGGGCTTCTACGCCGACCCGAAGCTGCGCACGCCGATCGTGTCGATCCGTCGCGTCAGCGACGTACCCGCGGCCGAGCGCACGCCGATCCAGGTGCTGCGCACCGACTCGAAGACCTTCGCCGATACGGTCGAAGCGCGGCGCAACCGCGTGGATGATTTCTACAAGCGCCCGGCGGGACATATCGACCTGTGCAATATCCCGGTGCCGGTGCGGTAG
- a CDS encoding LysR substrate-binding domain-containing protein, protein MLLRPSLLPALAVFAVAARHQNFAQAAQELHLTASAVSHHVRRLEEVLATRLFLRHARGVRLTAEGRQLADAASAAFTDVAAVAHHLQPDADSVPLRIATLRSLSYCWLLPRLPRFTQAHPHIRIELHTGSGLDRYDENGPEVGIRYGLGQWPGLHAQHLMDDNLFPVASPALSGVEVLEDPARIAELPLLSDLSPQGWRDWFRHAGVRPPSPLPAMHTFADSTDAMRAAVYGMGAVLARTHVAQPYLQRYELVRLPGPAMKARYAYYVVHAEGRPPSPAARLFIDWLLSQAQDERTPIPALPDSLLGRPSTPG, encoded by the coding sequence ATGCTGCTACGCCCTTCCCTGCTTCCTGCGCTGGCCGTTTTCGCGGTCGCCGCGCGCCATCAGAACTTCGCCCAGGCGGCGCAGGAACTGCATCTGACCGCCAGCGCGGTCAGTCACCATGTGCGTCGCCTGGAAGAGGTGCTGGCCACGCGCTTGTTCCTGCGCCATGCTCGCGGTGTACGACTGACGGCCGAAGGCCGGCAGCTGGCCGACGCCGCCAGCGCCGCGTTCACCGATGTGGCCGCCGTCGCCCACCATCTGCAGCCGGACGCGGACAGCGTGCCGCTGCGGATCGCTACGCTGCGCTCATTGTCGTATTGCTGGCTGTTGCCACGTCTACCCCGTTTCACCCAGGCCCATCCACACATCCGCATCGAGCTGCACACGGGTAGTGGCCTGGACCGCTACGACGAAAACGGCCCGGAGGTGGGCATCCGTTATGGACTGGGCCAGTGGCCCGGACTGCACGCGCAGCACCTGATGGACGACAACCTCTTTCCCGTCGCGTCCCCGGCATTGTCCGGTGTCGAAGTACTGGAAGACCCGGCACGCATTGCTGAGTTGCCGCTGCTCAGTGATCTGTCACCACAGGGCTGGCGCGACTGGTTCCGCCACGCCGGCGTGCGCCCGCCGTCGCCGTTGCCGGCGATGCACACCTTCGCCGACAGTACCGACGCGATGCGCGCGGCGGTGTATGGCATGGGCGCGGTGCTGGCACGCACCCACGTCGCCCAGCCTTATCTGCAGCGCTATGAGCTGGTGCGCCTGCCAGGTCCTGCAATGAAGGCACGCTATGCCTATTACGTGGTGCATGCCGAAGGGCGGCCGCCCAGCCCCGCCGCGCGGCTGTTCATCGACTGGTTGCTGAGCCAGGCGCAGGACGAACGCACGCCTATTCCCGCGTTGCCCGACAGCCTGCTGGGGCGCCCGAGCACACCCGGCTGA
- a CDS encoding DMT family transporter, translated as MNAIPQATERDWRTPLELTLLGAIWGCSFLFMRVAVPSFGPFALVEVRLVLGALVLLPFLWRARAQFPPRRWLWLAPIGLVNSALPFVLFAYAAERAPAAIGAICNAMTVLFAALIAFLFFGEKIGVRRAGALLVGFAGVVVLATAKISGLSIGTAVLAGAAASLLYGLGVNLVKRHMTGLPSAAAAAATLSCASLWLLPMALTHLPQGPIPGKAWGAAIALGVVCTGFAFLMFYRLIGRIGPSRASTVTYLVPLFGAAFAWLFLGEAVTVQMLIAGALILGSVAVSQKG; from the coding sequence ATGAATGCGATACCCCAGGCGACCGAGCGTGATTGGCGCACACCGCTGGAACTGACCCTGCTCGGCGCGATCTGGGGCTGCTCGTTCCTGTTCATGCGGGTGGCGGTGCCCTCGTTCGGTCCGTTCGCCCTGGTCGAGGTGCGGCTGGTGCTGGGCGCGCTGGTGCTGCTGCCGTTCCTGTGGCGCGCCCGCGCGCAGTTCCCACCGCGCCGGTGGCTGTGGCTGGCACCGATCGGCCTGGTCAATTCGGCGTTGCCGTTCGTGCTGTTCGCGTACGCCGCAGAGCGTGCGCCGGCCGCCATCGGTGCGATCTGCAATGCGATGACCGTGCTGTTTGCCGCGTTGATTGCGTTCCTGTTCTTCGGCGAGAAGATCGGTGTGCGCCGCGCGGGCGCGCTGCTGGTCGGTTTTGCCGGCGTGGTGGTGCTGGCCACGGCCAAGATCTCGGGGTTGAGCATCGGTACGGCCGTGCTGGCCGGTGCGGCAGCCTCGCTGCTGTACGGACTGGGCGTGAACCTGGTGAAGCGGCACATGACCGGTCTGCCCTCGGCTGCGGCCGCCGCTGCCACGTTGTCGTGCGCCTCATTGTGGTTGTTGCCGATGGCGCTCACGCATCTGCCGCAGGGCCCGATTCCGGGCAAGGCCTGGGGCGCGGCGATCGCGCTGGGCGTGGTCTGCACCGGATTCGCCTTCCTGATGTTCTATCGCCTGATCGGCCGCATCGGCCCGTCGCGTGCGTCAACGGTGACCTACCTGGTTCCGTTGTTCGGTGCTGCGTTTGCCTGGCTGTTCCTGGGCGAAGCGGTGACGGTGCAGATGTTGATTGCGGGTGCGTTGATTCTGGGCAGCGTGGCGGTCAGCCAGAAGGGCTGA